ACTCATACTACGACACACTTTCGGGGGACCGCggcagcgaagagagagcCACGCAAAGCAGCAGGACTACGAGACCGAGGCGTATCGATGGTAGGCCATTGCGATTCATCACAGAGAGACGCTCTCGCCCGCCAAAGCAGCTCCACAGCTGTACGTTAAAGCTACACCGGTGATTTCACGCTATCTAGTCAAGCTCCCAACAAAGTTCTTGTCATCACCATCTGCAAATAACACTTCAAGCGAGCTGACGACATAGCCACTCAGCCCCTGCGACAGCGTCGTGAAAGGCCGCGCCTCGGTTGgaggttgttgttgtttttctgtGGCACCTAGCAAAGCAAGTAGGgggcgtgagagagagaatgggaGAGGTTCCCCTTCTCCATTTGTGTTAGAAATGGTTGAAAAGACAagtggaaagagaaaggaggaaggcagaTAAGATGAACGACAAGACAACCGAGTCCAAAcaacagaagaaaacaaacgTACCGACAACTTAACTCACTTACCCACAGATACACACAAGCAAGGAGCAGAGAAATACAACCAGGCACCGTACATTTCTGTTACCGGTACGGGAAGCTCCCTCTTGCAAGTCGCAGAGCCACCGTACTCTTGACGGAGTAATCACAAGGCCACCAGCACAGCCAATACGAGCAAATCTAGCAGGTGAGCGTGGTGTTCGACTGCAGATTTCAAGAGCGCAAAGCAAGAGAGGCGGAACACTGTGTAGACCaacaccacacgcacagaaacGAATAGgatgtggggagggggggggcgcagaAGTTGAGCGTCCAATATCGCAAGCAATCCAGGCAAAGcagtaaaaaaaaagaaagcaatCAGCAAAAACCCGAAGAGTTGAGGAGAATAGAAAGAAGCATTGCCGTATAAGGGAGGCGTGGGGTGACAAGGCCATATGCTCCTCCGCACTCCCCTATGAAATCCCCTTGCTAGCCGGAGCGCGGGGGCCACCACAGCGAAGGGCCTTCAACGGTAGATGTTGCGTCTCTGCGAGAACAACGAACGCactccttttttcctttttcaCACCGCTCAACACCCGCAGAACGCTGAATCTTCTGATTCCCCTGCGCCGCTTTTTTCTAGGCCCGCAGCACCGGGCGGGCGCCAAGGACGCTCGCAATGTCCGCCTTATTCAGCTCCTTTTTGCCAAGGAGCAACTCGGCCAGCTTCTGGTGCTGCTCCTTGTGAGCCAGCAAAGTCTTCTCGGTGTGCACGTATGCCGACTCGACAAGCGCGCGGGCCTCGGCCTCCACCTTGGCGTGCAGATTCTCTGACCATGTCATCCACGCACGGCCGTCATTCTTGTCATTTGGCTTGAAGGCGAGTTGGCCGATCGTCTTGGACATGCCATActtcagcagcttctccaTCGCCAAGCGCGTGGCACGCTGTAGGTCGTCCATGGCACCTATTGAGATGTCCCTCTCGAAGATTCGCTCTGCAGCTCGGCCACCCATCAGCACGCACAGTTGCGAAAAGAGAAACTCGTCTGTCTGCGGCTCCATCGCCTCGTCCTGCACCTGCTGGGTGTACCCGCCGGCGCGGCCACGGGGAATGATGGACAGTTTGATGACGTCCTTCTGCAGCGGGTTTGTCCAGGCCATGATGCAGTGGCCCACCTCGTGATAGGCcgtgcggtgcagcgccgtgTCGCTCATGCGCTGACGGTGCTTCTTGCCGATGAGGACGTCGTCAATGCTGTCCTGAagcacctccagcggcacAACATCCTTGCCGTTCATGGCCGCGTTGAGGGCACCCTCGTTCACGACTGTAGAAATCTGTGCTGGCGACACGCCTGGAGTGCGTTCggacagcacgacggcgtaCTCCTTATTGCTCACGCCGGGGATTACTTTCAACGACTCAGGCTTGGCGTCCTCGGTCACCagcgtcttcctctctgtaTTGACCTCCTCGCTGGTGACCGAGGTAGATGAGTGAGACGCTGATGCGGCACCGCTACCTCCAACCTCAGCCTGCTGACGCGTCTTGAAGACCTGAACCTTGGGCTTACAGTTTGGGTCGCCTGTGATGATGCGGTTAAGGTAAAACTCAAATAGCTCGCAGCGTGCCTTATGATCGGGCATGGGAATATTTACCTTTCGGTCAAAGCGACcctcacgcagcagcgccttgtcAACAGCCTCTGGATAGTTTGTGGCGGCAATCACCACTATCGCCTCCTTGCTGGTCAGACCATCCAGCTCGGCAAGAAGCTGGTTGATGGTACGgttctcctcgctgctgccgccgcccatgGAGCGGCCTCCCTGGTTGCGCGAGCCGATCGCGTCGATCTCATCAATGAACACGACGCATGGGGCcgccttctttgcctcctcgAAAAGCTCACGCACGCGCTTtgggccgctgccgccaaaGATCTCAATAAAATCGGCGCCTGAGCAGCTGAAAAACGGCGTGCTTGCTTCTCCGGCCACCGCGCgggccagcagcgtcttgcCGGTACCAGGCTGACCGGTCAGCAGACACCCTTTCGGCAGCCTCGCTCCGAGACGAGTGAACTTAGCAGGGTCCTTCAAGAAGTCCACGTACTGCTTCAGGTCCTCCTTCGCTTCTGGGATACCGATGACATCCTTGAATGTCGTCCCCCTCACCTCGGTGCGAAAGTTCTTCGGCTTCATCGGGTTCATCATATCCATGAGCCCGCTCATCATGCTGGAAGAGCCTCCAGTGCCACCCTTTCCCCCTAATGCGGAGGCCGAGTTAGTCGCAC
The nucleotide sequence above comes from Leishmania braziliensis MHOM/BR/75/M2904 complete genome, chromosome 32. Encoded proteins:
- a CDS encoding putative ATP-dependent zinc metallopeptidase, with product MNPNGTPAGGSLFQQMYSAQQQQAYGDHPSQPLPPPPQQQQGNQGAAYLQHPYAAPQQNVATPSWTHAGHSYQPQQMPVPQYSNYAQQQPVPVPLVYQPSVQDDDYYKGFHDGVVRPSGPVWGSVVSWIVPLVVNVAFFVGPIWYFRRKYMQAMGSATNSASALGGKGGTGGSSSMMSGLMDMMNPMKPKNFRTEVRGTTFKDVIGIPEAKEDLKQYVDFLKDPAKFTRLGARLPKGCLLTGQPGTGKTLLARAVAGEASTPFFSCSGADFIEIFGGSGPKRVRELFEEAKKAAPCVVFIDEIDAIGSRNQGGRSMGGGSSEENRTINQLLAELDGLTSKEAIVVIAATNYPEAVDKALLREGRFDRKVNIPMPDHKARCELFEFYLNRIITGDPNCKPKVQVFKTRQQAEVGGSGAASASHSSTSVTSEEVNTERKTLVTEDAKPESLKVIPGVSNKEYAVVLSERTPGVSPAQISTVVNEGALNAAMNGKDVVPLEVLQDSIDDVLIGKKHRQRMSDTALHRTAYHEVGHCIMAWTNPLQKDVIKLSIIPRGRAGGYTQQVQDEAMEPQTDEFLFSQLCVLMGGRAAERIFERDISIGAMDDLQRATRLAMEKLLKYGMSKTIGQLAFKPNDKNDGRAWMTWSENLHAKVEAEARALVESAYVHTEKTLLAHKEQHQKLAELLLGKKELNKADIASVLGARPVLRA